From a region of the Panicum virgatum strain AP13 chromosome 2K, P.virgatum_v5, whole genome shotgun sequence genome:
- the LOC120665240 gene encoding protein LEAD-SENSITIVE 1-like isoform X2 — translation MDRITWYSSCIERWQLKRGDHIYCWRTRAGYLYSHHGIYESDQKVIQYCSASTFSSSSSSSRQAGFQIPLALSAMTQAQRTCIACREAEREGGVVISCLDCFTEGDNICLFVYSVPRWFRNMWLIGSPSQHTCLVEAEDPPETVLRRANNLLANHGGFSVDSYDLLTNNCQHFAIYCKTGRKLTRFN, via the exons ATGGacaggattacatggtactCAAGCTGTATTGAACGGTGGCAGCTCAAACGCGGTGATCACATCTACTGCTGGCGCACGCGTGCTGGCTATTTGTACTCCCATCATG GGATCTACGAAAGCGACCAGAAGGTCATCCAGTACTGTAGCGCCAGTACattcagctcctcctcctcctcctcacgtCAGGCTGGT TTCCAAATACCCCTCGCTCTGTCTGCGATGACGCAGGCTCAGCGAACCTGCATCGCCTGCCGTGAAGCTGAGCGTGAAGGCGGCGTCGTCATCAGCTGCCTTGACTGCTTCACGGAAGGGGACAATATTTGCCTCTTCGTCTACTCAGTGCCCCGGTGGTTCCGTAATATGTGGTTGATTGGTTCTCCATCTCAACATACCTGCCTCGTGGAAGCTGAGGACCCCCCCGAGACGGTCTTGCGCCGCGCCAATAACCTGCTCGCCAACCACGGTGGCTTCAGCGTCGACTCCTACGACTTACTCACCAACAACTGCCAGCACTTTGCCATTTACTGCAAGACAGGGCGTAAGTTAACAAGGTTCAATTAA
- the LOC120665240 gene encoding protein LEAD-SENSITIVE 1-like isoform X1 gives MDRITWYSSCIERWQLKRGDHIYCWRTRAGYLYSHHGIYESDQKVIQYCSASTFSSSSSSSRQAGSNGSSALYPASLFQIPLALSAMTQAQRTCIACREAEREGGVVISCLDCFTEGDNICLFVYSVPRWFRNMWLIGSPSQHTCLVEAEDPPETVLRRANNLLANHGGFSVDSYDLLTNNCQHFAIYCKTGRKLTRFN, from the exons ATGGacaggattacatggtactCAAGCTGTATTGAACGGTGGCAGCTCAAACGCGGTGATCACATCTACTGCTGGCGCACGCGTGCTGGCTATTTGTACTCCCATCATG GGATCTACGAAAGCGACCAGAAGGTCATCCAGTACTGTAGCGCCAGTACattcagctcctcctcctcctcctcacgtCAGGCTGGTTCCAACGGTTCCTCCGCCCTCTATCCCGCGTCACTGTTCCAAATACCCCTCGCTCTGTCTGCGATGACGCAGGCTCAGCGAACCTGCATCGCCTGCCGTGAAGCTGAGCGTGAAGGCGGCGTCGTCATCAGCTGCCTTGACTGCTTCACGGAAGGGGACAATATTTGCCTCTTCGTCTACTCAGTGCCCCGGTGGTTCCGTAATATGTGGTTGATTGGTTCTCCATCTCAACATACCTGCCTCGTGGAAGCTGAGGACCCCCCCGAGACGGTCTTGCGCCGCGCCAATAACCTGCTCGCCAACCACGGTGGCTTCAGCGTCGACTCCTACGACTTACTCACCAACAACTGCCAGCACTTTGCCATTTACTGCAAGACAGGGCGTAAGTTAACAAGGTTCAATTAA
- the LOC120665229 gene encoding uncharacterized protein LOC120665229 yields the protein MDHFLNLMKMPQTGNNQPPLSDYERTMNIKRWREGTRAAHKLNVAERAAFCEQNNMTELELLQIEYGEDWWKQPLPLPPITWKFELGKDLVAPEQIPKLPTRMRQLHSWYKMQKSKLFGASYLDEDLHKGESRVWVDFEHLYQFYQQVALDLSIMTLWTVMESHKCRRCGINNIGFLDPSTVHENTVNLPSTVDYLYKAFLSMQDKRSILLSYNCFYHHVLLDISLNDSRIEVYDSRKSPLSLIQPVIDVLNKAFAKYRKKSKIHRPFWGDFTIEEAKYILKQPPGNDHCGFYVMHYMHCYTGDCRSAEMNTELDSRELLMGELVALQEELARWLVDYVVKPGSEYNII from the exons ATGGACCATTTCTTAAACTTAATGAAAATGCCGCAAACTGGAAATAATCAACCTCCGCTTTCAGACTATGAGCGAACTATGAATATAAAGAGGTGGCGTGAAGGAACCCGAGCTGCACACAAGTTAaatgtagctgaacgggccgcatTTTGTGAACAAAACAACATGACAGAGTTAGAACTTCTTCAAATTGAGTATGGAGAAGATTGGTGGAAACAACCATTGCCACTACCACCGATTACCTGGAAATTTGAATTGGGGAAAGATCTGGTGGCCCCAGAACAAATCCCGAAGCTACCCACAAGAATGCGACAGTTGCATTCTTGGTACAAGATGCAAAAAAGTAAGCTGTTTGGGGCAAgttatcttgatgaagatcttcaTAAGGGGGAAAGCAGAGTGTGGGTTGATTTCGAGCACTTGTATCAATTCTACCAACAGGTTGCTCTCGACCTCTCAATTATGACCTTGTGGACTGT AATGGAGTCACACAAATGTAGACGATGTGGGATTAACAATATAGGCTTCTTGGACCCTAGCACCGTACATGAGAACACAGTCAATTTACCAAGTACCGTTGACTACTTGTACAAAGCTTTCCTCTCCATGCAGGATAAAAGATCCATACTTCTTTCATACAATTGCTT TTATCATCATGTCCTACTCGATATCAGCCTTAACGATAGTCGAATCGAGGTTTATGACTCACGAAAGAGTCCATTATCACTAATCCAGCCCGTCATTGATGTCCTCAACAA GGCCTTCGCTAAGTACCGTAAGAAAAGCAAAATCCATAGACCTTTTTGGGGAGACTTCACTATAGAAGAGGCTAAATACATCCTCAAGCAGCCTCCGGGCAACGATCACTGTGGGTTCTATGTAATGCATTACATGCACTGCTACACCGGCGATTGCAGAAGCGCCGAAATG AACACTGAGTTGGATTCACGTGAATTGCTCATGGGCGAGCTAGTAGCACTTCAAGAAGAACTAGCTAGATGGCTTGTGGACTACGTGGTGAAGCCAGGATCTGAGTACAACATAATCTAG